Proteins from one Chitinophaga oryzae genomic window:
- a CDS encoding non-ribosomal peptide synthetase: MTADRYVKGLNGQGRSYRTGDYACWGPDGTLIYQGRRDAQVKIRGYRIELGEIQKSLQEAGVMSSYVQVRHQELVVYYQEADIAVADLRGRLLERLPLYMAPSHYICVDTFPLNTNGKIDAARLPAPHYDGTLSQQELSVTASLLKGIWMQLLGREDIGLNDDFFRLGGHSITVMQLLYRIREVFNVSLEVRSVFKYVTLSQLSDHIDEQAGNAATVSMMTIPAAPAEDPAPLSYEQERLWFLQQLYPEDTSYNMMGVYHLKGVVDVPLLEESISQLLLRHEVLRTSFPSRNGIPYQQVNEAPSFRIVVRDISATELPPLVAAESRHVFDLEKDLLFRVCLFREDEQTSHLCFNLHHIIHDGWSVGLLVRELTDIYRRLQQGMSAGPVTHLQYRDFACWQRSEWPLHRREPAMAYWAERLRDIPTEIPLPADRPRSTFSGRGGEIIQVPGRGLQESLQSFSTREGYTPFMVMLGCFQLLQHRYSGSAVLCVGTTLANRLHPQLEHMLGMVVNTLPVRSDANGDETVRQYLDQVRARSLEVYHYQDTPLSQLVEMVQPDRSLRHTPLFQTIFNFLEEEKEQLCLPGLEVVREAVHNGTAKFDLSLTVQRGADGLLQLHWEYSSDLYDRSSVERMSGHYERLLSAMLAAPASPVGDLVYLSLEEQRQLADDFGRGPAVELSPLLLHELFTQQAALHRDSIAVSANDISVSYGQLDSRSDLLAAWLRHDCGVVPGQLIGIWMDKTEWPLVAMLGILKAGGAYVPLDRDHPRERLDYIIRDTAMKVVLCDRAVEDAFDGSGLEIIDMPALWPSILAGATVVAPVRRHQGQAACVLYTSGTTGRPKGVHVPHGGLVNTVLYGPGERRAGERVLQFASLNFDVSIYEIFITWSSGGTLVIANRSLVRDIDRFCDDITRRNITFLILTASVIRLLNRHALPTVGQMISTGEAAEPADAVYYSKTKRFYNAYGPTECCIYATAHEVTDEQPVVPIGRPLANNHIQIVDSRGQLQPVGVTGELYVSGGGLANGYLNDAALTADRYVKGLNGQGRSYRTGDYACWGPDGTLIYQGRRDAQVKIRGYRIELGEIQKSLQEAGVMSSYVQVRHQELVVYYQGADIAVADLRGRLLERLPLYMVPSHYICVDTFPLNTNGKIDAARLPAPHYDGTLSQQELSVTASLLKGIWTQLLGREDIGLNDDFFRLGGHSITVMQLLYRIREVFNVSLEVRSVFKYVTLSQLSDHIDEQAGNAATVSMMTIPAAPAEDPAPLSYEQERLWFLQQLYPEDTSYNMMGVYHLKGVVDVPLLEESISQLLLRHEVLRTSFPSRNGIPYQQVNEAPSFRIVVRDISAAELPSLVAAESRHVFDLEKDLLFRVCLFREDDQTSHLCFSLHHIIHDGWSVGLLVRELTDIYRRLQQGMSAGPVTHLQYRDFACWQRSEWPLHRREPAMAYWAERLRDIPTEIPLPADRPRSTFSGRGGEIIQVPGRGLQESLQSFSTREGYTPFMVMLGCFQLLQHRYSGSAVLCVGTTLANRLHPQLEHMLGMVVNTLPVRSDANGDETVRQYLDQVRARSLEVYHYQDTPLSQLVEMVQPDRSLRHTPLFQTIFNFLEEEKEQLCLPGLEVVREAVHNGTAKFDLSLTVQRGADGLLQLHWEYSSDLYDRSSVERMSGHYERLLSAMLAAPASPVGDLVYLSLEEQRQLADDFGRGPAVELSPLLLHELFTQQAALHRDSIAVSANDISVSYGQLDSRSDLLAAWLRHDCGVVPGQLIGIWMDKTEWPLVAMLGILKAGGAYVPLDRDHPRERLDYIIRDTAMKVVLCDRAVEDAFDGSTVLVPDICQEWSRISQQERPQLVMQAGDNAAYVIYTSGTTGNPKGVLVKQRGVVNMVLSQINDRKIGPADKVLQFASLSFDASVDEIFTSLLSGAQLVMASKEEMADMEGFRKKLLRTGVTTMVLTPTVISAFQQDPLPSVNKIVSVGEAAYSEDALFYSKTKHFYNAYGPTEASVCTTLFRVSATEEYHGTVPIGTPVANTRVLILDRRGMLQPPGVTGELYISGEGLAAGYLNDAVLTADRYMDDLNGRGRWYRTGDYGYWRADGVIVYQGRRDTQVKIRGHRIELKEIYSALREVTSGDPYLMVREDEIVVYYTSFADSVAFIREKLLERLPLYMVPSHYIQLTSFPLNTSGKTDHSRLPAPVYEANTEEGEAMSATALRLRDIWEGLLKVSGIGMTDDFFRLGGHSITAMQLLHRIRETFGKAPEVRHIFKYTTLGQLSRFIDQMEAKQYLRIKVVEEQDHYPLSFAERRLWLADQVEKDNIAYNIVHVYQLKGTVDKNRLEQAFETVADRHEILRTAFTIVHGEPRQRVLEKERRHFSIRYIDFKNVANDSPGQQLAEIISGEQAINFDMSTGKLFRVSVATEHDQLHYIVFAIHHIITDGWSMSNLFREISAVYNDEISLLPSPSLQYKDYTIWHNEFVYGPAAAAESRYWRGRLSGELPRLRLPVDFERPHERNYQGCLIKTVFEDLHCARVYNQCSSTGVTFFIYSISAVKLLMYLLTEQEDIIIGSPASGRTDKALENQMGFYVNMLPLRTKLTGEDTLQQFIGKTKVTCMEAYQHQNYPFDRIAEDLDLQLDDKRFPLFDVIVNLGNFESTDSEDSVRGLLIQAHDVLEKRTNFDLNFSFRETGGRITLDLIFNKELFAESTILLMSRYLTAIMNVMSENPELKVRELADEIFNTSGSGADADLWGLDI, translated from the coding sequence GTCGCAGCTAAGCGATCATATTGATGAACAGGCGGGTAATGCTGCCACTGTCAGCATGATGACTATCCCTGCTGCGCCGGCAGAGGATCCTGCGCCATTGTCCTATGAGCAGGAGCGGCTTTGGTTTTTACAACAGCTGTATCCGGAAGACACCTCTTATAACATGATGGGGGTTTACCACCTGAAAGGCGTGGTGGACGTCCCATTGCTGGAGGAGAGCATATCGCAGCTGTTGTTGCGCCATGAGGTGCTTCGCACCAGTTTCCCCAGCCGCAACGGTATCCCGTACCAGCAGGTAAATGAGGCGCCGTCTTTCCGGATAGTGGTCCGCGATATCAGTGCCACCGAACTGCCTCCGCTGGTGGCAGCGGAAAGCCGTCATGTATTTGACCTGGAAAAGGATTTGTTGTTCCGTGTCTGTTTGTTCCGGGAAGATGAACAAACCAGCCATCTCTGTTTCAATCTTCATCATATTATCCATGATGGCTGGTCTGTCGGGCTGCTGGTGCGGGAGTTGACGGATATATACCGGCGCCTGCAACAAGGAATGTCTGCCGGTCCTGTGACGCATTTGCAGTACCGGGATTTTGCCTGTTGGCAGCGGAGTGAGTGGCCGTTGCATCGCAGGGAGCCAGCGATGGCCTACTGGGCAGAGCGGCTGCGTGACATACCCACAGAGATACCGTTACCTGCAGACCGTCCGCGGAGTACTTTCAGCGGCCGTGGCGGAGAAATAATACAGGTGCCCGGGCGTGGGCTGCAGGAGTCGTTGCAGTCGTTCAGCACGCGGGAGGGCTATACGCCGTTTATGGTGATGCTGGGCTGTTTTCAGCTGCTGCAGCACCGTTACAGCGGTTCTGCTGTTTTATGCGTGGGCACCACGCTGGCCAACAGGCTGCATCCCCAGCTGGAGCACATGCTGGGCATGGTGGTGAATACGCTTCCCGTGCGCAGTGATGCGAACGGAGACGAAACGGTCCGTCAATACCTGGACCAGGTGCGGGCCCGCAGCCTTGAGGTTTATCATTATCAGGACACGCCGTTGTCACAGCTGGTGGAGATGGTGCAACCGGACCGCAGCCTCCGGCATACGCCGCTGTTTCAGACGATATTTAATTTTCTGGAGGAGGAAAAGGAGCAGTTGTGCCTTCCCGGGCTGGAGGTTGTCCGGGAGGCGGTACATAACGGGACGGCAAAGTTTGATCTGAGCCTGACGGTGCAGCGTGGTGCAGACGGCCTGCTGCAGTTACACTGGGAATACAGCAGTGATCTGTACGACCGCAGTAGCGTGGAGCGGATGTCGGGCCATTATGAGCGGCTGTTGTCAGCGATGCTGGCTGCGCCGGCATCACCGGTAGGCGATCTGGTATATCTTTCTTTGGAAGAACAGCGCCAGCTGGCGGATGACTTTGGCCGCGGTCCGGCGGTAGAACTGTCGCCGTTATTGTTGCATGAACTGTTTACACAACAGGCAGCCCTGCACCGTGACAGCATCGCAGTCAGTGCAAATGATATCAGTGTAAGTTACGGGCAACTGGACAGCCGTTCAGACCTGCTGGCAGCCTGGCTCCGGCATGATTGCGGCGTTGTGCCGGGGCAGCTGATAGGCATCTGGATGGACAAAACGGAATGGCCGCTGGTGGCGATGCTTGGCATCCTGAAGGCCGGCGGGGCGTATGTGCCACTGGACCGGGACCATCCGCGGGAGCGGCTGGATTATATCATCAGGGACACGGCGATGAAGGTGGTACTGTGCGACCGGGCCGTGGAAGATGCGTTTGACGGGAGCGGGTTAGAAATAATCGATATGCCTGCTCTGTGGCCGTCGATACTTGCCGGCGCCACTGTTGTTGCCCCGGTAAGGCGTCATCAGGGACAGGCGGCCTGCGTACTGTATACCTCCGGGACGACAGGCAGGCCGAAGGGCGTGCATGTGCCCCACGGAGGACTTGTCAACACAGTATTGTACGGCCCCGGGGAGCGTAGGGCGGGTGAGCGCGTGTTGCAGTTTGCCAGCCTGAATTTTGATGTTTCCATCTATGAGATTTTTATAACGTGGTCCTCCGGAGGAACGCTGGTGATTGCCAACAGGTCGCTGGTGCGTGATATTGACCGGTTTTGTGATGATATTACCCGTCGCAATATCACCTTTTTGATCCTGACAGCTTCGGTGATCCGCTTGCTGAACCGTCATGCTCTGCCTACTGTAGGGCAGATGATATCCACCGGTGAGGCAGCTGAGCCGGCAGATGCTGTTTATTACAGTAAGACCAAACGTTTTTATAACGCCTACGGGCCCACGGAGTGCTGTATTTATGCTACCGCACATGAAGTAACGGATGAACAGCCGGTTGTGCCTATAGGCAGGCCGCTGGCCAATAATCATATTCAGATAGTTGACAGCCGCGGACAGCTGCAGCCGGTAGGAGTTACGGGAGAACTGTATGTGTCGGGGGGCGGACTGGCGAATGGTTACCTTAATGACGCTGCCTTGACGGCAGACCGTTACGTAAAAGGACTGAATGGGCAGGGCCGCAGTTACCGTACGGGAGATTATGCCTGTTGGGGCCCTGACGGCACCCTTATCTATCAGGGCCGCCGGGATGCGCAGGTGAAGATCCGGGGATACCGTATAGAACTGGGGGAGATACAAAAGTCCTTGCAGGAGGCTGGCGTGATGAGCAGTTACGTCCAGGTCCGCCATCAGGAGCTTGTAGTGTATTACCAGGGGGCTGACATAGCGGTGGCAGATCTTCGCGGCCGCCTGTTGGAACGGCTGCCGCTTTACATGGTGCCGTCGCACTATATCTGTGTGGATACCTTTCCGTTGAATACGAACGGCAAGATAGACGCTGCCCGTTTACCTGCGCCGCATTACGACGGTACTTTGTCACAGCAGGAGCTTTCTGTTACGGCTTCTTTGCTAAAAGGGATCTGGACGCAGCTGCTGGGCCGGGAAGACATAGGCTTAAACGATGATTTTTTCCGGCTTGGCGGCCATAGCATAACAGTGATGCAGCTGTTATATCGTATTCGGGAAGTGTTTAATGTGAGCCTGGAAGTACGGTCGGTTTTTAAATATGTAACATTGTCGCAGCTAAGCGATCATATTGATGAACAGGCGGGTAATGCTGCCACTGTCAGCATGATGACTATCCCTGCTGCGCCGGCAGAGGATCCTGCGCCATTGTCCTATGAGCAGGAGCGGCTTTGGTTTTTACAACAGCTGTATCCGGAAGACACCTCTTATAACATGATGGGGGTTTACCACCTGAAAGGCGTGGTGGACGTCCCATTGCTGGAGGAGAGCATATCGCAGCTGTTGTTGCGCCATGAGGTGCTTCGCACCAGTTTCCCCAGCCGCAACGGTATTCCGTACCAGCAGGTAAATGAGGCGCCGTCTTTCCGGATAGTGGTCCGCGATATCAGTGCCGCCGAACTGCCTTCGCTGGTGGCAGCGGAAAGCCGTCATGTATTTGACCTGGAAAAGGATTTATTGTTCCGTGTCTGTTTGTTCCGGGAAGATGACCAAACCAGCCATCTCTGTTTCAGTCTTCATCATATTATCCATGATGGCTGGTCTGTCGGGCTGCTGGTGCGGGAGTTGACGGATATATACCGGCGCCTGCAACAAGGAATGTCTGCCGGTCCTGTGACGCATTTGCAGTACCGGGATTTTGCCTGTTGGCAGCGGAGTGAGTGGCCGTTGCATCGCAGGGAGCCAGCGATGGCCTACTGGGCAGAGCGGCTGCGTGACATACCCACAGAGATACCGTTACCTGCAGACCGTCCGCGGAGTACTTTCAGCGGCCGCGGCGGAGAAATAATACAGGTGCCCGGGCGTGGGCTGCAGGAGTCGTTGCAGTCGTTCAGCACGCGGGAGGGCTATACGCCGTTTATGGTGATGCTGGGCTGTTTTCAGCTGCTGCAGCACCGTTACAGCGGTTCTGCTGTTTTATGCGTGGGCACCACGCTGGCCAACAGGCTGCATCCCCAGCTGGAGCACATGCTGGGCATGGTGGTGAATACGCTTCCCGTGCGCAGTGATGCGAACGGGGATGAAACGGTCCGTCAATACCTGGACCAGGTGCGGGCCCGCAGCCTTGAGGTTTATCATTATCAGGACACGCCGTTGTCACAGCTGGTGGAGATGGTGCAACCGGACCGCAGCCTCCGGCATACACCGCTGTTTCAGACGATATTTAATTTTCTGGAGGAGGAAAAGGAGCAGTTGTGCCTTCCCGGGCTGGAGGTTGTCCGGGAGGCGGTACATAACGGGACGGCAAAGTTTGATCTGAGCCTGACGGTGCAGCGTGGTGCAGACGGCCTGCTGCAGTTACACTGGGAATACAGCAGTGATCTGTACGACCGCAGTAGCGTGGAGCGGATGTCGGGCCATTATGAGCGGCTGTTGTCAGCGATGCTGGCTGCGCCGGCATCACCGGTAGGCGATCTGGTATATCTTTCTTTGGAAGAACAGCGCCAGCTGGCGGATGACTTTGGCCGCGGTCCGGCGGTAGAACTGTCGCCGTTATTGTTGCATGAACTGTTTACACAACAGGCAGCCCTGCACCGTGACAGCATCGCAGTCAGTGCAAATGATATCAGTGTAAGTTACGGGCAACTGGACAGCCGTTCAGACCTGCTGGCAGCCTGGCTCCGGCATGATTGCGGCGTTGTGCCGGGGCAGTTGATAGGCATCTGGATGGACAAAACGGAATGGCCGCTGGTGGCGATGCTTGGCATCCTGAAGGCCGGCGGGGCGTATGTGCCGCTGGACCGGGACCATCCGCGGGAGCGGCTGGATTATATCATCAGGGACACGGCGATGAAGGTGGTGCTGTGCGACCGGGCTGTGGAAGATGCGTTTGACGGGAGCACAGTGCTCGTGCCGGATATTTGCCAGGAATGGAGCAGAATTAGTCAGCAGGAACGTCCGCAATTGGTTATGCAGGCAGGAGACAATGCAGCCTACGTTATTTATACATCCGGCACCACAGGTAACCCTAAGGGTGTGTTGGTGAAACAGCGGGGAGTGGTAAACATGGTATTATCCCAGATAAACGACAGAAAGATAGGTCCGGCAGACAAAGTGTTGCAATTTGCCAGCTTGTCTTTTGATGCGTCAGTAGACGAAATATTTACTTCCTTGTTGTCCGGCGCACAGCTGGTAATGGCTTCAAAAGAAGAAATGGCCGACATGGAAGGGTTTAGGAAAAAGTTGTTGAGGACTGGTGTTACAACGATGGTGCTTACGCCTACGGTGATCAGCGCATTTCAACAGGACCCCTTACCCTCTGTTAATAAAATCGTTTCGGTGGGAGAAGCCGCTTATAGCGAAGATGCCCTTTTCTATAGTAAGACAAAGCACTTTTATAACGCCTATGGGCCTACGGAAGCATCTGTATGTACAACGCTGTTCAGGGTAAGTGCAACAGAGGAGTACCATGGAACAGTACCAATCGGAACGCCGGTTGCCAATACGCGGGTGCTGATTCTGGACCGGCGTGGCATGCTTCAGCCGCCGGGTGTTACAGGTGAACTGTATATATCAGGCGAAGGATTGGCAGCCGGTTACCTCAACGACGCAGTGTTAACGGCAGACAGGTACATGGATGATCTCAACGGACGGGGGCGTTGGTATCGGACAGGAGATTACGGATACTGGCGGGCGGACGGTGTTATCGTTTATCAAGGCCGTCGGGACACGCAGGTGAAGATCCGCGGTCATCGTATTGAGTTGAAGGAGATATACAGCGCGCTAAGGGAGGTAACATCCGGAGATCCCTATCTGATGGTAAGGGAAGACGAGATTGTGGTATACTATACCAGTTTTGCAGACTCCGTGGCCTTCATCCGGGAAAAGCTACTGGAGCGCCTGCCGCTGTATATGGTGCCATCACATTATATACAGCTCACATCTTTCCCGCTGAACACCAGTGGAAAAACGGACCATTCACGCCTGCCCGCTCCCGTATACGAGGCCAATACAGAAGAAGGGGAGGCTATGTCAGCGACTGCATTGCGTTTACGGGACATATGGGAAGGGCTGTTGAAGGTCTCTGGCATCGGGATGACAGATGATTTCTTCCGGCTGGGAGGACACAGTATCACCGCGATGCAGTTATTGCATCGTATCCGGGAAACATTCGGCAAAGCTCCGGAAGTGCGGCACATCTTTAAATACACCACGCTGGGGCAGCTCAGCCGGTTTATCGACCAGATGGAGGCGAAGCAATATCTCCGGATCAAAGTGGTTGAAGAACAGGATCATTATCCGCTTTCATTTGCGGAAAGACGGTTGTGGCTTGCGGACCAGGTCGAGAAGGACAATATCGCCTATAATATTGTACATGTCTACCAGTTAAAGGGAACGGTTGATAAGAACAGGCTGGAACAAGCGTTTGAAACAGTTGCAGACAGGCATGAAATACTCAGAACTGCTTTTACCATTGTGCATGGCGAGCCCCGGCAGCGGGTACTGGAAAAAGAGCGGAGGCATTTTTCAATACGCTATATTGATTTTAAAAATGTAGCGAATGACAGTCCCGGGCAGCAACTTGCAGAGATAATATCGGGTGAACAGGCGATTAATTTTGATATGAGCACCGGCAAACTGTTTCGTGTCAGTGTCGCCACGGAGCATGATCAGTTACATTATATTGTTTTTGCCATTCATCACATCATCACCGACGGCTGGTCGATGAGTAATCTGTTCAGGGAAATCAGCGCCGTATATAACGACGAAATATCGTTGCTGCCATCCCCGTCACTGCAGTATAAAGATTATACCATCTGGCATAATGAATTCGTTTACGGACCTGCTGCAGCTGCGGAAAGCCGCTACTGGCGAGGCAGGCTCTCTGGAGAGCTGCCGCGACTGCGGCTGCCGGTCGATTTCGAACGGCCCCATGAAAGAAACTATCAGGGCTGTCTTATAAAAACGGTGTTTGAAGACCTGCATTGTGCACGTGTGTACAACCAGTGTAGCAGTACCGGCGTTACTTTTTTCATATACAGTATCTCTGCTGTAAAACTGCTAATGTATCTGTTGACGGAACAGGAGGACATCATCATCGGTAGCCCGGCATCAGGCCGTACAGACAAAGCATTAGAGAACCAGATGGGATTTTATGTAAATATGCTTCCGCTACGGACAAAATTAACCGGAGAAGACACATTGCAGCAGTTTATTGGAAAGACGAAGGTGACCTGTATGGAAGCCTATCAGCATCAAAACTATCCTTTCGACAGAATAGCGGAGGATCTGGACCTGCAGCTGGATGATAAACGTTTCCCTTTGTTTGATGTAATTGTTAATCTGGGAAACTTCGAAAGTACAGACAGCGAAGATAGCGTCCGCGGGCTGCTGATACAGGCCCACGACGTCCTGGAGAAAAGGACGAATTTTGATTTGAACTTTTCATTCCGGGAAACAGGCGGCAGGATAACACTGGACCTGATTTTTAATAAAGAGCTGTTTGCGGAATCCACTATACTGCTGATGAGCAGATATTTAACTGCAATAATGAATGTTATGTCTGAAAATCCGGAACTGAAGGTGAGGGAACTGGCTGACGAAATATTTAATACATCCGGGAGCGGTGCAGATGCTGATCTCTGGGGCCTGGACATCTGA